One genomic region from Leguminivora glycinivorella isolate SPB_JAAS2020 chromosome 8, LegGlyc_1.1, whole genome shotgun sequence encodes:
- the LOC125228946 gene encoding uncharacterized protein LOC125228946 has translation MLYLVVFGALVAFASGQTTQVTQCRHSEGEVPINTYVGGCDVPPCGLPQLEDAVINIVFRAPRTMHSMTTLAIAYLPGLLGIEIPIPYNLREKAVTCNFLDNSYCPVLEGEVLQYTLLMYIEPTFVVGIAPTIEFRIADESGESFLCLRVPVVILPSNTRRANATLLDYN, from the exons ATGTTGTACTTGGTTGTGTTTGGAGCCCTAGTGGCGTTTGCCAGCGGACAAACCACACAGGTTACCCAAT gCAGACACAGTGAGGGCGAGGTGCCCATAAACACATATGTCGGCGGATGCGATGTCCCGCCCTGCGGGCTCCCGCAATTGGAGGATGCCGTTATTAACATCGTGTTCAGAGCTC CACGCACAATGCACAGCATGACAACACTTGCAATCGCGTACCTGCCGGGTTTACTGGGCATCGAGATCCCGATCCCCTACAACCTGCGGGAGAAGGCGGTCACTTGCAACTTCCTGGACAACTCGTATTGCCCGGTGCTGGAGGGAGAGGTGTTGCAGTATACGTTGCTCATGTATATCGAGCCCACTTTTGTTGTG GGCATCGCTCCTACGATCGAGTTCCGCATCGCGGACGAGAGCGGCGAGTCATTCCTGTGCCTCCGCGTGCCCGTCGTCATCCTGCCGTCCAACACCCGCCGAGCAAACGCTACGCTACTAGATTATAACTAA